One genomic window of Candidatus Eisenbacteria bacterium includes the following:
- the thpR gene encoding RNA 2',3'-cyclic phosphodiesterase translates to MSGGVETVRVFFALLLDEELRREVDDRIRPLRSGGEPVRWVAAANLHVTIRFLGDVTPGLRGRVEERAARVAAEFPPFRFALGASGAFPSLSSPRVLWVGVSEGGAEITGLARRLDDAIRDLGFEKEARFHPHITTGRTKRRPSPRMLERYGALPVEPIAERAAALHLMGSTLTPRGAVYRVLREFPLGTALPAHAPE, encoded by the coding sequence ATGAGCGGCGGCGTGGAAACGGTACGCGTCTTTTTCGCGCTTCTTCTGGATGAGGAGCTGCGGCGGGAAGTGGACGATCGAATCCGTCCTCTCCGGAGCGGCGGCGAACCGGTCCGTTGGGTCGCGGCCGCGAACCTGCATGTGACGATCCGCTTTCTCGGCGATGTCACGCCGGGGCTGCGCGGCCGCGTCGAGGAGAGGGCGGCGCGGGTCGCCGCGGAGTTCCCCCCCTTCCGCTTCGCCCTCGGCGCATCGGGCGCCTTTCCTTCGCTCTCTTCTCCTCGGGTGCTCTGGGTCGGGGTCTCCGAGGGGGGCGCGGAGATCACCGGACTCGCGCGGCGTCTGGACGACGCGATCCGGGACCTCGGCTTCGAGAAGGAGGCGCGCTTCCACCCGCACATCACCACCGGGCGGACCAAACGCCGTCCATCGCCGCGGATGCTGGAGCGCTACGGCGCGCTTCCGGTGGAGCCGATCGCGGAGCGCGCGGCGGCGCTCCACCTGATGGGGAGCACGCTCACTCCGCGGGGGGCGGTGTACCGGGTTCTCCGGGAATTTCCTCTCGGGACGGCGCTTCCCGCGCATGCTCCGGAATGA
- a CDS encoding competence/damage-inducible protein A, with translation MSGRSIRNAEVVTVGDELLLGVTADANFVWLASRLAEAGVRVDRQTTVGDGEEEIRRAVDEAAARSPLVVVTGGLGVTPDDRTRQALADLAGVRLIPDPALIREMEVYHRDRRIRMPAINVAQASLPEGARKIPNRVGLAPGLRMKIRKATVFVFPGVPAEMRQLTEDGLIPYLRRRNGEAPIRQKSLRTWGIGENALAEKLRDYLARERPVSISFLPERRGVTLRFRLHEGVEGDPEGVLAMQTDEAAAILGDLVYSTGGEELEEVVAYLLLLRKRTVATAESCTGGRLADLLTSVPGSSAWFREGFIPYGAERKKATLGVPEEVLRERGTVSAETAEELARRVRALSGADIGVGVTGVAGPESVENQPVGRVFIALDARGGTIVRRWDLPGSRDRVKDRAARHALDMIRLHLIAEEEGGG, from the coding sequence GTGAGCGGGCGTTCGATCCGGAACGCCGAGGTGGTGACCGTCGGCGACGAACTCCTCCTCGGGGTGACGGCGGACGCCAACTTCGTTTGGCTCGCCTCGCGGCTCGCCGAGGCGGGAGTGCGTGTGGATCGGCAGACCACGGTGGGAGACGGCGAGGAGGAGATCCGGCGCGCCGTGGATGAGGCCGCGGCGCGCTCCCCCTTGGTGGTGGTCACCGGCGGGCTCGGCGTGACCCCCGACGACCGAACCCGCCAAGCCCTCGCCGATCTGGCCGGAGTCCGTCTCATTCCCGACCCGGCCCTGATCCGGGAGATGGAGGTATACCACCGGGACAGGCGGATCCGGATGCCCGCCATCAATGTGGCGCAGGCTTCGCTTCCGGAGGGGGCGCGCAAGATCCCGAACCGTGTCGGCCTCGCGCCCGGTCTCCGGATGAAAATCCGCAAGGCGACGGTGTTCGTCTTCCCCGGCGTGCCGGCGGAGATGCGGCAGCTGACCGAGGACGGGCTCATTCCCTACCTCCGCCGCCGAAACGGCGAGGCGCCGATCCGCCAGAAATCACTTCGCACATGGGGGATCGGCGAGAACGCCCTCGCCGAGAAGCTGCGCGATTACCTCGCCCGGGAACGGCCGGTCTCGATCTCCTTCCTCCCCGAGCGGCGCGGCGTGACGCTTCGTTTCCGCCTTCACGAGGGAGTGGAGGGGGATCCGGAAGGAGTGCTGGCGATGCAGACGGACGAGGCGGCGGCGATCCTCGGCGATCTGGTTTACTCCACCGGCGGCGAAGAGTTGGAAGAGGTGGTCGCCTACCTGCTTCTCCTTCGCAAGAGGACCGTGGCGACCGCCGAGTCGTGCACCGGCGGGCGGCTCGCGGATCTGCTCACCTCGGTCCCCGGCAGCAGCGCCTGGTTTCGCGAGGGCTTCATCCCCTACGGCGCGGAGCGGAAGAAGGCGACCCTCGGTGTTCCCGAGGAGGTTCTTCGCGAACGGGGGACCGTCTCGGCCGAGACGGCGGAGGAACTGGCCCGACGGGTGCGCGCCCTCTCCGGCGCGGACATCGGCGTCGGCGTGACCGGCGTCGCCGGCCCGGAGAGCGTGGAGAACCAGCCGGTGGGGCGGGTCTTCATCGCGCTGGACGCGCGCGGGGGGACGATCGTCCGACGTTGGGATCTCCCGGGGAGCCGGGATCGGGTGAAAGACCGCGCCGCCCGGCACGCCCTCGACATGATTCGCCTTCATCTGATCGCGGAAGAGGAGGGAGGTGGATGA